A section of the Leptospira terpstrae serovar Hualin str. LT 11-33 = ATCC 700639 genome encodes:
- the gspN gene encoding type II secretion system protein GspN, which yields MPKESELEDDFQNEEDQEVQESLLEDDGDLFDEDGDEEHTKVNRKEIFTLVGIAFVSFLIFTLFIFPLNEIVRSILIKTGKETGIFMDAKEIQFPMIGRKSFDSFVASFPSGTSIKAEEISLGVSLLGLLQSRLDGDANIGYFSFEGSEWAASVQTLDIPLRLSPLDDKITKWNGEGEIDLSGGKIKESPEIPFLGSLKGTDIRKANIVFKIRSGKLLLERGILESSLAKFQFQGVVRLSDTFAYSQLDLKVCFSLTDKFAQERQDLVGMVALLPQEGGKTCIPIRGTFSSPKVDLPNLNQLGGATPKAEETSIEPAPVP from the coding sequence ATGCCAAAAGAAAGTGAATTGGAAGACGATTTTCAAAATGAAGAAGACCAAGAAGTCCAGGAAAGTCTTCTGGAAGACGATGGTGATTTGTTTGATGAAGATGGTGACGAAGAACATACTAAAGTAAATCGGAAGGAAATTTTTACTCTTGTTGGTATTGCTTTTGTTTCTTTTCTAATATTTACACTTTTTATTTTTCCCCTGAATGAAATTGTCCGTTCTATTCTTATCAAAACAGGTAAAGAAACTGGGATCTTTATGGATGCAAAAGAAATTCAGTTCCCAATGATTGGAAGAAAATCTTTTGATAGTTTCGTGGCTAGTTTTCCATCAGGTACTTCGATTAAAGCAGAAGAAATTAGTTTAGGTGTCTCTCTTTTGGGATTGCTTCAGTCCCGTTTGGATGGCGACGCAAATATTGGATACTTTAGTTTCGAAGGCAGCGAGTGGGCCGCTAGTGTCCAAACTCTTGATATTCCGTTACGACTTTCGCCATTAGATGATAAAATTACAAAATGGAATGGAGAAGGGGAGATTGATTTATCTGGCGGAAAAATTAAAGAATCACCAGAAATTCCTTTTTTAGGAAGTTTGAAAGGAACTGACATCCGTAAGGCAAATATTGTTTTTAAAATTCGCTCTGGAAAGTTACTTTTGGAACGAGGAATTTTGGAATCTTCCCTTGCCAAATTCCAATTCCAGGGAGTGGTTCGTCTTTCTGATACTTTTGCTTACTCGCAATTAGATTTAAAGGTTTGTTTTTCTCTTACGGATAAGTTTGCGCAGGAACGCCAGGACTTAGTGGGGATGGTGGCTCTCCTCCCACAAGAAGGGGGAAAAACATGTATTCCGATCCGAGGTACGTTTTCTTCACCAAAGGTTGACCTTCCTAATTTAAATCAGTTAGGTGGTGCTACGCCAAAAGCAGAAGAAACATCTATAGAACCTGCTCCGGTTCCCTAA
- the pilM gene encoding cell division protein FtsA has protein sequence MLSFDQYLAIDYGSTFLKGVLFKKVLGKVVILRTESLPVVELDESEGDPFEYNIIRFIQSFFPEENRFLINLGIHNLFVRDLTVPLVSEKAIQEVLPFEVENLVPYPMEELEVIGKTWRSNKENSEVISFNVHHSELLRALKPFAKGDLSLSCLSLDSFALSSLVTKNFPLILAEQSILQLDLGGKYSILNVLFEGKLRHTRQIYIGGEDVSLEIANLLKIELEDARALKESLPIGFLFETVEKSEEISFFSKFHITSTQWKSIRKFILAKIEQLIHEVENSIFSLPETERPSLILLSGGASLYPGLTAYLEEKLGIKTGRYEFLGINDPSFVTAVATGTHFESRNRVNFLETGFAKKIHTNRFKLSAFKPHLILVSISLMLLFGVFLIGIILDKRKITANKQVLLEKYKNGIGGELGEEEDPLTEANKKLKAERKKTEIYRLFLSQESVLDVLNEATEQFPSPDVLPFILDQFNFEEKEIQIYGRVNEFGEIGTIQSALEKSEKFTNIQIQNKRLITGVNKFKVSFKIKMDVVTPKDEP, from the coding sequence ATGTTATCATTTGACCAATACCTAGCTATCGATTATGGTTCAACGTTTCTAAAAGGAGTCCTTTTTAAAAAGGTACTCGGAAAAGTAGTGATCCTTCGAACAGAAAGTCTTCCGGTTGTTGAACTGGACGAATCTGAAGGAGATCCTTTTGAATACAATATCATTCGTTTCATTCAAAGTTTTTTCCCTGAAGAAAACCGTTTCCTTATTAATTTAGGAATTCACAATCTATTTGTAAGGGACCTCACCGTACCATTGGTTTCTGAAAAAGCCATCCAAGAAGTATTACCATTTGAGGTGGAAAATTTAGTTCCCTATCCGATGGAGGAACTGGAAGTCATCGGCAAAACATGGAGATCGAATAAAGAAAACTCAGAAGTTATTTCTTTCAATGTCCACCATTCAGAACTTCTCCGAGCATTAAAACCTTTTGCTAAAGGTGATCTTTCTCTATCTTGTTTGTCATTAGATTCTTTTGCACTCTCCTCTTTAGTGACAAAAAACTTTCCTCTAATACTTGCAGAACAATCCATTCTTCAATTGGATCTTGGAGGAAAGTATAGCATTCTGAATGTTCTTTTTGAAGGAAAACTTCGCCACACCCGCCAAATTTATATTGGTGGAGAAGACGTGAGTTTAGAAATTGCGAACCTCCTTAAAATTGAATTGGAAGATGCGCGAGCACTTAAGGAATCCTTACCTATAGGTTTTCTTTTTGAAACGGTAGAAAAATCGGAAGAAATAAGTTTTTTTTCCAAATTCCACATAACTTCCACTCAGTGGAAATCAATTCGAAAGTTTATTTTAGCAAAAATTGAACAACTGATTCACGAAGTTGAAAATAGTATTTTTTCACTTCCAGAAACGGAACGGCCAAGTCTGATTCTTTTGTCTGGTGGAGCGAGTTTGTATCCAGGACTCACCGCTTATTTAGAAGAAAAGTTAGGAATCAAAACTGGACGTTATGAATTTTTAGGAATTAATGATCCGAGTTTTGTTACTGCAGTGGCAACTGGTACTCATTTTGAATCTCGCAATAGGGTTAATTTTCTAGAAACAGGATTTGCTAAAAAGATTCATACCAATAGGTTTAAATTATCTGCTTTCAAACCTCACCTAATTCTCGTAAGCATTTCCCTTATGCTTTTGTTTGGAGTGTTTCTCATCGGAATCATTTTAGATAAACGGAAAATAACTGCGAATAAACAGGTGTTATTAGAAAAATACAAAAATGGAATTGGTGGAGAACTCGGTGAAGAGGAAGATCCACTTACCGAAGCAAACAAAAAACTAAAAGCCGAAAGAAAGAAAACGGAAATCTATCGATTGTTTCTTTCCCAAGAAAGTGTTTTGGATGTTTTGAATGAAGCCACTGAACAATTTCCTTCGCCCGATGTTTTGCCTTTTATTTTGGATCAGTTCAATTTTGAAGAAAAGGAAATTCAAATTTATGGTCGAGTTAATGAATTTGGGGAAATTGGAACCATCCAATCGGCTTTAGAAAAATCAGAAAAATTCACTAATATACAAATTCAAAATAAGAGACTCATCACTGGAGTAAACAAATTCAAAGTCAGTTTTAAAATCAAAATGGATGTTGTGACTCCTAAGGATGAACCATAA
- a CDS encoding type II secretion system minor pseudopilin, with product MNLLRIRLSSTNKKTKQGFMVYLLVMAIGTASMFTASKFFEDAATEYRVARSQADGFRAHMLAKAGFMGAVGALKKIPEEVLYQSGLAMDPPPIPLGGGVIYYTMSPEDGKININSLVKIYDDQPNQRTIEMVTRLFYQFGLKREMIFPILDWIDENHQETGGGAEQYYYNRLSPPRKIKNAPLYSLSELLSVKGFDRSVVYESLKPKDYDKNNSKDFMTEEERALRSDKDYVLSNNITAYLPAGDSYDDRININTAPYFVLISLSDFMTKQAAMKILKLKLQKGGYIKELKDLETEPEFQVKTTGDLTLYKELAGEGTDVSGGRIKTKGEVYKITGVGIIKDKVVRKVSGLFDLTNNQMLYYTED from the coding sequence ATGAATCTCTTGCGCATCCGGTTATCCTCTACAAATAAAAAAACAAAACAGGGGTTTATGGTCTATCTCCTTGTGATGGCCATTGGTACCGCTTCTATGTTCACTGCTTCAAAATTCTTTGAGGATGCAGCTACAGAATACCGAGTGGCTCGTTCACAGGCTGATGGTTTTCGAGCTCATATGCTAGCGAAAGCAGGGTTTATGGGAGCAGTGGGTGCTTTGAAAAAAATTCCTGAAGAGGTTTTATATCAGTCGGGCCTTGCTATGGATCCGCCACCGATACCACTAGGTGGGGGGGTTATTTATTACACTATGAGTCCAGAAGATGGGAAGATCAACATTAACTCTTTAGTGAAAATTTACGATGACCAACCGAACCAAAGAACAATCGAGATGGTCACTCGCCTTTTCTATCAATTTGGTTTAAAACGAGAGATGATTTTTCCCATTTTGGATTGGATCGATGAAAATCACCAGGAAACCGGTGGGGGGGCCGAACAGTACTACTATAACCGGCTTTCGCCACCGAGAAAAATTAAAAATGCTCCCCTCTATTCACTTTCGGAACTGTTAAGTGTCAAAGGATTTGATCGATCCGTAGTCTATGAAAGTTTGAAACCTAAGGACTATGACAAAAATAATTCCAAGGACTTTATGACAGAGGAGGAAAGGGCCCTTCGTTCCGATAAAGATTATGTGCTCTCAAATAATATCACTGCCTACTTGCCTGCGGGTGATTCCTATGACGATCGGATCAATATCAATACAGCCCCTTATTTTGTCCTCATTTCCCTTTCTGACTTTATGACCAAACAAGCCGCTATGAAAATTTTGAAACTCAAGTTGCAGAAAGGAGGCTATATTAAAGAATTGAAAGATCTGGAGACCGAACCAGAATTCCAAGTGAAAACAACAGGGGACCTCACTCTGTATAAGGAACTGGCGGGAGAGGGTACAGATGTCTCTGGTGGTCGTATCAAAACCAAGGGCGAAGTTTATAAAATCACAGGGGTTGGGATTATAAAGGATAAAGTGGTTCGAAAGGTATCAGGTCTTTTTGACCTCACCAACAACCAAATGTTATACTATACTGAAGATTAA
- a CDS encoding type II secretion system protein GspJ: MSRHRRGFTLVEISIVVMIMAVIFTGIFSVFYTANKISKKGASNKGANRKDILYAMENIRGTLARTYFIDNQKRILFVGKQDGVTGGRNDRVVFATANPNSEEEGQASVREVSFYLRKMPNPKMSGLSYLIRREDEMIDTFPTQGGVEHVLLENVKSFQMKFSERGDKWVDDWNSRTTKKIPRLIRFEIISLVGNAFVKYESLAHPVILYK, translated from the coding sequence ATGTCGCGACATAGACGTGGGTTTACCTTGGTGGAGATTTCTATCGTCGTTATGATTATGGCGGTCATTTTCACAGGTATATTCTCCGTATTTTATACTGCGAATAAAATTTCCAAAAAAGGCGCCTCTAATAAAGGAGCCAATAGAAAAGATATTCTTTATGCTATGGAGAATATTAGAGGAACCCTTGCCCGTACCTACTTTATAGATAACCAGAAACGAATTTTGTTTGTGGGTAAACAAGATGGAGTCACAGGAGGAAGGAACGATCGTGTTGTTTTTGCAACAGCCAACCCAAATTCGGAAGAAGAAGGGCAGGCTTCTGTTCGGGAAGTTTCCTTTTATTTGCGAAAGATGCCTAATCCAAAGATGAGTGGGTTGTCTTATTTAATTCGTAGGGAGGATGAGATGATTGATACCTTCCCGACACAAGGTGGCGTAGAACACGTATTACTCGAAAATGTAAAGAGTTTTCAAATGAAATTTTCTGAACGTGGAGATAAATGGGTTGATGATTGGAATTCCCGAACAACGAAAAAAATTCCAAGACTGATTCGATTTGAAATTATATCATTAGTGGGGAATGCCTTTGTTAAATATGAATCTCTTGCGCATCCGGTTATCCTCTACAAATAA
- a CDS encoding prepilin-type N-terminal cleavage/methylation domain-containing protein encodes MQKPNLNKYFRQAFTLFEVTIAMAMAAMVMTYTYSLIAEGISYQKKAVLLANAVHLAKIKMAQVDSSTTMQTDTSRGSIDAFPGYTFETEIKEEEMDLLKLAGGPNAEALRKKAPKDMLGDKDVGFSDLMKKRGQKKSFETGGVLKVFRVKVSIFYSDGNKKETYSVETFRSTKY; translated from the coding sequence ATGCAAAAACCCAACCTAAATAAATATTTTCGTCAAGCCTTTACACTTTTCGAAGTCACCATAGCGATGGCAATGGCTGCTATGGTCATGACTTACACATATTCCCTAATTGCCGAAGGAATTTCGTATCAGAAAAAGGCGGTCTTACTTGCCAATGCAGTCCATTTAGCAAAAATTAAAATGGCACAGGTAGACTCATCCACCACAATGCAGACGGATACATCCCGTGGTTCAATCGATGCCTTTCCAGGTTACACCTTTGAAACAGAAATCAAAGAAGAAGAAATGGATTTATTGAAACTTGCTGGTGGGCCCAATGCGGAAGCACTTCGAAAAAAAGCACCAAAAGATATGTTAGGTGATAAAGACGTTGGCTTTAGTGACTTAATGAAAAAACGTGGTCAGAAAAAAAGTTTTGAAACAGGTGGGGTTCTTAAAGTTTTCCGTGTGAAAGTTTCCATTTTTTATTCGGATGGAAATAAAAAGGAAACCTATAGCGTAGAAACTTTCCGGAGTACTAAATACTAG
- a CDS encoding prepilin-type N-terminal cleavage/methylation domain-containing protein, protein MITRQLSDKIPVLKTKRKLRDGLTLIEIVVVISILGLIMVIVGGTLRNLIIPSTEDIAVKLQESFKFGYNKAQLTNQAVLFQYDFEKREYQFFLLKREEGGLEEEAILKKVTLPFYSKIVSVRDLGGKPRSEGKIRIVFTPQGTTTDLFLYVGSDTEIKRTIQIYCYGGKIKIHKTEYFPEPETKAIEKVSYGLDERDEQVDSNAKTQPK, encoded by the coding sequence ATGATTACCCGGCAGCTTTCCGATAAAATACCGGTTCTGAAAACCAAACGGAAATTACGCGATGGTCTCACTTTGATTGAGATCGTCGTAGTGATCTCCATACTTGGGCTTATCATGGTGATTGTTGGAGGAACCCTCCGTAACCTCATCATTCCCTCCACGGAAGATATCGCTGTAAAATTACAGGAATCCTTTAAATTCGGTTATAACAAAGCACAATTAACCAACCAAGCAGTCCTATTTCAATATGATTTTGAAAAAAGGGAATACCAGTTTTTTCTTTTAAAAAGAGAAGAAGGGGGATTGGAAGAAGAAGCAATTTTAAAAAAAGTGACTCTCCCGTTTTATTCAAAAATTGTCAGCGTACGGGATTTAGGTGGAAAACCAAGATCGGAAGGTAAAATCCGAATTGTATTTACTCCACAAGGAACCACTACTGATTTATTTTTATATGTAGGTTCAGATACAGAAATCAAAAGAACCATTCAAATCTACTGTTATGGTGGAAAAATAAAAATTCATAAAACGGAATATTTCCCAGAACCTGAAACTAAGGCTATTGAAAAGGTTTCTTATGGACTTGACGAAAGAGATGAACAGGTGGACTCCAATGCAAAAACCCAACCTAAATAA
- a CDS encoding type II secretion system protein GspG — protein MKTKGKHRKIREGLTLIEITVVMLILGSLMAILYSSIGNRGEGEKKLKLKNDSAVLKTALERYLEVYDKYPSEEQGLQALIEKPDDDKIGDDYEPIIREKAVLKDPWKTPYVLKFEGAVPQIVTLGDDKKEGGEGKGKDFNILSPDDYPAAFR, from the coding sequence ATGAAAACTAAAGGGAAACACAGAAAGATTCGTGAGGGACTCACCTTAATCGAGATTACAGTGGTAATGCTCATTTTAGGATCACTCATGGCCATTCTTTACTCCAGTATCGGAAACCGGGGTGAAGGCGAAAAAAAATTGAAGCTGAAAAACGATAGTGCCGTGTTAAAAACTGCGTTGGAAAGATATTTAGAAGTATATGATAAATATCCTTCAGAAGAACAAGGTTTACAAGCGTTAATCGAGAAACCAGACGACGATAAAATTGGTGACGATTACGAACCTATCATTCGTGAGAAAGCTGTTTTGAAAGATCCGTGGAAAACACCTTACGTGCTAAAGTTTGAAGGAGCTGTCCCTCAAATTGTTACTCTAGGTGATGATAAAAAAGAAGGTGGCGAAGGAAAAGGTAAAGACTTTAATATCCTTTCACCGGATGATTACCCGGCAGCTTTCCGATAA
- a CDS encoding type II secretion system F family protein, translating to MPLFTYVAFNRKGKEEKNIIDAPNLQAARNKLKAKGLYVRSIQEDREKEERELFPFLSKLLYRIPRKDVGLFCKQLGTLIGAGIPLDKCLLSIIDQVENIYFKKVLIEMRADITEGMSLSESMKKHKTVFPDQYPSLISVGESTGNYENTLHRLAELEEKSSELKSKVQVAMIYPMIMGLLSLGVSIFLLVVVIPQIEQLFASFDAKLPLLTRGVIFLSYVLTNYWFFILGAIAAGLLSFLKWKSSGEGKKVWDRFLLGLPVIGTLLRKILVSNFARNLSILLMNRVPLIVSLNIVSDVVGHTVFKEEIESAIIKIKEGGKLSDSLQGSQVLPQMVLGMLSAGEASDKVPEMMNKLSEIYESEVDTAIKSLTQSLEPMMIIVMGGIIFTIMAAIMTPMYKLTQEIQGM from the coding sequence ATGCCACTCTTTACTTACGTAGCTTTCAACCGAAAAGGCAAAGAAGAAAAAAATATCATTGATGCTCCCAATCTTCAGGCGGCACGTAACAAGCTTAAGGCGAAAGGACTCTACGTTCGTTCCATACAGGAAGACCGTGAAAAAGAAGAAAGGGAACTCTTTCCTTTTTTATCCAAGTTATTATACCGAATTCCCCGAAAAGATGTAGGTTTGTTTTGTAAACAATTGGGAACACTGATTGGTGCAGGAATACCTCTCGATAAATGTTTACTTTCTATCATTGACCAAGTCGAAAACATATACTTCAAAAAAGTTTTGATTGAGATGAGAGCTGACATCACAGAAGGGATGAGCCTTTCTGAGTCCATGAAAAAACACAAAACGGTTTTCCCTGACCAATACCCTAGTTTGATTTCTGTCGGTGAATCCACAGGAAACTACGAAAACACATTACATAGGTTAGCAGAACTAGAGGAAAAATCTTCGGAGTTAAAATCAAAAGTCCAAGTGGCAATGATTTATCCAATGATTATGGGGTTACTGTCACTTGGTGTATCAATATTTCTACTCGTAGTGGTTATTCCTCAAATTGAACAGTTGTTCGCATCTTTTGATGCAAAACTTCCGCTCTTAACTCGCGGAGTGATATTTTTATCCTATGTACTGACAAACTATTGGTTTTTTATTTTAGGTGCGATTGCTGCCGGTTTACTTAGTTTTTTAAAGTGGAAAAGTTCAGGGGAAGGGAAAAAGGTTTGGGACCGGTTTTTACTTGGTTTACCGGTGATTGGAACCTTACTTCGTAAAATCTTAGTTTCCAATTTTGCAAGGAACCTTTCCATTCTTCTCATGAACCGGGTTCCACTCATTGTGTCTTTGAACATCGTTTCAGATGTGGTGGGACATACCGTTTTTAAAGAAGAAATTGAAAGTGCAATTATCAAAATCAAAGAAGGGGGGAAATTATCTGATTCCTTACAAGGTTCGCAAGTCCTTCCCCAGATGGTACTTGGGATGCTCAGTGCCGGAGAAGCATCCGATAAAGTTCCCGAAATGATGAATAAACTCTCGGAAATCTATGAATCCGAGGTCGACACGGCAATAAAATCTTTGACACAATCATTAGAACCAATGATGATCATTGTAATGGGTGGAATTATTTTTACCATTATGGCGGCAATTATGACGCCAATGTACAAACTAACTCAAGAAATCCAGGGGATGTAG
- the gspE gene encoding type II secretion system ATPase GspE: MRKSLGQILLEDGILTIKDLEDISKQQEKTNLPITHIIQKKGLASETDILKALSKLHRMEFIDKLEFVANEEVFGKIPLKLVQRSKIVPVSVKGKKVIVATCDPTDLHPMDDMRSFLKGYEIQFVLATENEIMRIVHSQFDKTTAEAKEMMDEMDGSFGDLSDAFESDALDLSNEAPIIKMVNVILSQAVSERASDIHVEPFEKSVVVRYRVDGVLQKVLNPPKSYLAGISTRIKIMSNLNIAENRLPQDGRIKLRLAGKDVDVRVSIIPCQFGERIVMRILNKTDQKYSIDTMGFNKEILKDFKELIYKPYGIILVTGPTGSGKSTTLYSALSEINTEERNIITCEDPVEYQMDGISQMQMNDKIGLTFAAGLRSILRQDPDVVMVGEIRDEETARIAIQASLTGHLVFSTLHTNDASAAVTRLVDMGIEPYLITSSVLGFMAQRLVRVICKDCKTSYKPTDKDLAGLGIQRKELKNGVLYRGKGCASCLNSGYKGRTGLYELLIMNDEIKRAILQGADSNRIKELAIKNGLSTLQEYGKFKVIEGVTTPEEVLRVS; this comes from the coding sequence ATGAGAAAGAGTTTAGGCCAAATTCTATTAGAAGATGGGATTCTTACAATAAAGGATCTTGAGGATATTTCCAAACAACAGGAAAAAACTAATCTTCCCATCACTCATATCATCCAGAAAAAAGGTCTCGCTTCCGAAACTGACATTCTAAAAGCCTTATCCAAGCTCCACCGAATGGAATTTATCGACAAACTCGAGTTTGTTGCTAATGAAGAAGTTTTTGGAAAAATTCCTTTAAAACTAGTCCAACGTTCTAAAATTGTTCCGGTTTCGGTCAAAGGCAAAAAAGTAATCGTTGCCACATGTGATCCCACAGACCTCCACCCAATGGATGATATGCGATCCTTTTTAAAAGGATACGAAATTCAATTCGTTCTCGCAACGGAAAACGAAATCATGAGGATCGTTCACTCTCAGTTCGACAAAACAACTGCCGAAGCAAAAGAGATGATGGACGAGATGGATGGGAGTTTTGGCGATCTCTCGGATGCCTTTGAATCAGATGCCTTAGACCTTTCGAATGAAGCTCCCATCATTAAGATGGTGAACGTAATTTTATCACAGGCTGTTTCCGAAAGGGCTTCAGATATTCACGTGGAACCATTCGAAAAATCAGTAGTGGTTCGTTATCGTGTGGATGGTGTTTTGCAAAAAGTTTTAAATCCACCTAAATCTTATTTGGCGGGAATTTCCACACGTATCAAAATCATGTCCAATTTGAACATTGCTGAGAACCGTTTGCCACAAGATGGTAGGATCAAACTGCGGTTAGCGGGAAAGGATGTGGACGTACGGGTTTCAATCATCCCTTGCCAATTTGGTGAACGCATTGTAATGCGGATTCTCAATAAAACAGATCAAAAGTATTCCATTGATACTATGGGTTTTAACAAGGAAATCCTTAAAGACTTTAAAGAACTCATTTATAAACCATATGGAATTATCTTAGTAACTGGCCCAACGGGATCTGGTAAATCTACAACCTTGTATTCCGCACTTTCTGAAATCAATACAGAAGAAAGAAATATCATCACTTGCGAAGATCCAGTGGAATACCAAATGGATGGGATCTCCCAAATGCAAATGAATGATAAAATTGGTCTTACCTTTGCTGCGGGACTTCGGTCTATCCTTCGTCAGGATCCGGATGTGGTGATGGTGGGAGAGATCCGGGATGAAGAAACGGCAAGAATTGCCATCCAAGCCTCTCTTACAGGACACTTGGTTTTTTCTACTCTGCATACAAACGATGCGTCCGCTGCCGTCACAAGGCTTGTCGATATGGGAATAGAGCCCTATCTGATTACCAGTTCCGTACTTGGATTTATGGCCCAAAGGCTTGTTCGGGTCATTTGTAAGGATTGTAAAACTTCTTACAAACCAACAGACAAAGATTTGGCTGGCCTTGGAATCCAGAGAAAAGAATTAAAAAATGGGGTCTTGTATCGCGGGAAAGGTTGCGCTTCTTGTCTAAACTCAGGATACAAAGGAAGAACTGGATTGTATGAACTTCTCATAATGAATGATGAAATCAAACGTGCGATTTTGCAAGGTGCTGATTCAAACCGAATCAAAGAACTTGCTATAAAAAATGGCCTTTCTACGCTCCAAGAATACGGCAAATTCAAAGTGATTGAAGGTGTAACCACTCCCGAAGAAGTCCTTCGAGTATCATAA
- the gspD gene encoding type II secretion system secretin GspD, which yields MRNRLPLVVLSICLYLFVTPSFSQEKGKPKAKSSPEPASFTADWRDTELKDFLMGMSAIIKRNILIDDAVKGKKITIISQKRVKIEDAYGFMKSVLETQGFGLIEENDLIKVVKIKDALAKSPIVRIGKDPVSEADVSLNKTITQIVPLEFSNAVELEPILKRVTSPDTDIIIPKNQNTLIFSGSTSDINKLLKLVDNLDVRADGPGSISSAGDIHIYTLEYNEAEKLAAILVKLDMPDAPMAPAQGPPGEPGPDGKPAAPPQPVAQAPKVPGKQDKIKAVAHKESNSLIVTATPQEWEEIKKIIKILDTPRKQVLLEVLIVELSSTDLNDFGIDWRYQELAYGQFNTGLAAQGGVIDKNGRPTNVNTLSGFSLGFIRRGGQQIIGILNANSTNENFNVLSAPQILTLDNQEAEINVGQDVPVRTQNRNAGLGGDNAVTVANFEYRPTGIKLKFTPHINKNNRITLDLYQEIKNVAGISSEATGGNPTFNKRDIKTTIVVDNIQTIVIGGLLSNDKQKKVQKIPILGEIPLLGTLFRRTTNQNRKTNLMVFLTPHILDDRDKSDRMTIQKKNEQERMVDEREKKLR from the coding sequence ATGAGAAATCGTCTTCCTTTAGTAGTACTGAGTATTTGCCTCTATTTATTTGTCACTCCTAGCTTTTCTCAAGAGAAAGGGAAACCAAAGGCCAAATCCTCACCAGAACCTGCAAGTTTCACTGCCGATTGGCGGGACACAGAACTCAAAGATTTCCTTATGGGAATGAGTGCCATCATCAAACGAAATATTCTAATCGATGATGCGGTGAAGGGAAAGAAGATCACCATCATCTCACAAAAACGAGTCAAAATTGAAGATGCTTACGGATTTATGAAATCTGTATTAGAGACTCAAGGTTTTGGACTCATCGAAGAGAATGATCTTATTAAAGTAGTTAAAATCAAAGATGCTCTTGCTAAATCTCCGATTGTTCGGATAGGAAAAGATCCAGTTTCAGAGGCTGATGTTTCCTTAAATAAAACCATTACTCAAATTGTTCCCTTGGAATTTTCGAACGCTGTAGAGCTCGAACCTATTCTCAAACGGGTCACTTCTCCTGATACAGATATCATCATTCCCAAAAACCAAAACACTTTGATTTTTTCGGGTTCCACATCCGATATTAACAAATTACTCAAGTTAGTTGATAATTTAGATGTACGAGCCGATGGTCCAGGTTCCATTTCCTCTGCTGGTGATATCCATATTTATACTTTGGAATACAATGAAGCAGAAAAGTTGGCTGCCATTTTGGTAAAATTGGATATGCCCGATGCTCCTATGGCACCGGCACAAGGTCCACCGGGAGAACCAGGCCCTGATGGAAAACCAGCAGCTCCACCACAACCTGTTGCTCAGGCACCAAAGGTCCCAGGAAAACAAGATAAAATCAAAGCAGTAGCTCACAAAGAATCCAACTCACTGATTGTGACGGCAACTCCTCAAGAGTGGGAAGAAATTAAAAAAATCATTAAAATCCTAGATACACCCAGAAAACAGGTGTTACTCGAAGTCCTTATTGTGGAACTTAGTTCCACTGACCTCAATGACTTTGGTATCGATTGGCGTTACCAAGAGTTGGCCTATGGACAGTTTAACACAGGTCTTGCGGCACAAGGGGGAGTGATTGATAAAAATGGTCGTCCCACTAACGTAAACACTCTTTCTGGTTTCTCCCTTGGTTTCATTCGTAGAGGGGGCCAACAAATCATTGGTATTTTGAATGCAAACTCAACCAATGAAAATTTCAACGTATTGTCAGCTCCTCAGATATTGACCTTGGATAACCAAGAAGCGGAAATCAACGTAGGGCAGGATGTTCCCGTTCGAACACAAAACCGTAACGCAGGTCTCGGTGGGGACAATGCCGTGACGGTTGCAAACTTTGAATACCGTCCCACAGGGATTAAACTCAAGTTCACACCGCATATCAACAAAAACAATCGTATCACTTTAGATCTTTACCAAGAGATTAAAAACGTAGCAGGGATTTCTTCTGAAGCTACAGGGGGAAACCCAACGTTTAACAAACGAGATATAAAAACTACTATCGTTGTGGATAATATCCAAACCATTGTTATCGGGGGGCTTCTTTCCAATGACAAACAAAAGAAAGTACAAAAGATCCCAATTTTAGGTGAGATTCCACTACTTGGAACTCTCTTTCGCAGAACTACCAATCAAAATCGTAAAACCAATTTGATGGTGTTTTTAACACCTCATATTTTGGACGACCGAGATAAATCGGATCGAATGACCATCCAAAAGAAAAATGAACAAGAAAGGATGGTCGACGAACGAGAAAAGAAACTGCGATGA